A section of the Scylla paramamosain isolate STU-SP2022 chromosome 33, ASM3559412v1, whole genome shotgun sequence genome encodes:
- the LOC135089850 gene encoding inactive ubiquitin carboxyl-terminal hydrolase MINDY-4B-like isoform X1 — MKAMAAAGGFQDSVKRVMTARTLGKKTEAPATHEEEDESKSERRRCFQKVVKKVVQTQNTVNNVSRRPHKHVLYPSRSRSCIRRVSIVGAEPITLETAMELRTVVFGAADIHPFSLGEWLDHPFTFYDAGTAQAYGLRVPNSSTKGFVMCVQAFVLKHLLFSSRKLGAVADVPKLLRTTRAAQVEALLGALSDMLWTAGGRQGAVLCLAHSEGNSSDDPQYMNDGCTEKIVVFQLGSYEEVKYTIKKYLFEMVTEGHHGMLLFLYSIVLSRTFPALQEDMSGETHPLIQTNGSIHPCLVTLLLTGRATHHLHNGIIYEGDENTMARPKTGILQRAEVGLLVWKRQDGGPVLVGSRLKTPSLPIWVTRCNDAYGILFNPNRDLIRDYHAENRFDLYYYSSNSSQNATTILTIDTRSPSFREEYQLSPLENLIHTKWMDAEVNWNGTAPYV, encoded by the exons AGGCGCCCGCGacccacgaggaggaggatgagtcaAAGAGCGAGAGGCGGAGGTGCTTCCAGAAGGTGGTGAAAAAAGTGGTGCAGACGCAAAACACTGTCAACAACGTGTCCCGCCGCCCGCACA AGCACGTCTTGTACCCCAGCAGAAGCAGATCATGTATAAGACGTGTTTCCATAGTCGGAGCGGAGCCGATAACTCTGGAAACTGctatg GAGCTACGGACGGTGGTGTTCGGGGCGGCAGACATTCACCCGTTTTCTTTGGGAGAGTGGCTGGACCATCCCTTCACCTTCTACGACGCGGGCACGGCTCAAGCTTACGGCCTGCGGGTTCCGAACTCCAGCACTAAGGGGTTCGTGATGTGCGTGCAGGCGTTCGTGCTCAAACACCTCCTCTTCAGCTCCAGGAAACTCGGCGCCGTTGCGGATGTGCCGAA GTTGCTACGCACGACGCGGGCGGCGCAGGTGGAGGCGCTGCTGGGGGCGCTGAGTGACATGCTGTGGACGGCGGGCGGTAGGCAGGGCGCTGTTCTCTGCCTGGCGCACAGTGAGGGGAACAGCAGTGACGACCCGCAGTACATGAACGACGGGTGCACGGAGAAG ATTGTGGTTTTCCAGCTTGGCAGTTATGAGGAAGTCAAATATACCATAAAGAAGTATTTATTTGAG ATGGTGACGGAGGGGCACCACGGAATGCTTCTCTTTCTGTATAGCATTGTTCTCTCCCGGACCTTCCCCGC GTTACAAGAGGACATGTCAGGCGAGACTCACCCGCTGATCCAGACGAACGGCAGCATCCACCCCTGTCTGGTAACACTGCTGCTGACGGGTCGGGCCACGCACCACCTCCACAACGGCATCATCTACGAGGGGGACGAGAACACCATG GCGCGGCCGAAGACTGGGATCCTGCAGCGGGCGGAGGTTGGGCTGCTGGTGTGGAAGAGGCAGGATGGAGGGCCAGTATTGGTTGGATCGCGCCTCAAAACTCCCTCTCTGCCTATCTGGGTGACGCGGTGCAATGACGCCTACGGAATACTCTTCAACCCAAACAGGGACCTCATCAGGGACTACCACGCCGAGAACAG ATTCGACCTGTACTACTACTCCTCCAACTCGAGTCAAAACGCCACCACCATCCTGACCATTGACACCAGAAGCCCTTCCTTCCGCGAGGAGTACCAGCTGTCGCCCCTGGAGAACCTCATCCACACCAA GTGGATGGATGCCGAGGTGAACTGGAACGGCACGGCGCCCTACGTGTAG
- the LOC135089850 gene encoding inactive ubiquitin carboxyl-terminal hydrolase MINDY-4B-like isoform X2, with product MKAMAAAGGFQDSVKRVMTARTLGKKTEHVLYPSRSRSCIRRVSIVGAEPITLETAMELRTVVFGAADIHPFSLGEWLDHPFTFYDAGTAQAYGLRVPNSSTKGFVMCVQAFVLKHLLFSSRKLGAVADVPKLLRTTRAAQVEALLGALSDMLWTAGGRQGAVLCLAHSEGNSSDDPQYMNDGCTEKIVVFQLGSYEEVKYTIKKYLFEMVTEGHHGMLLFLYSIVLSRTFPALQEDMSGETHPLIQTNGSIHPCLVTLLLTGRATHHLHNGIIYEGDENTMARPKTGILQRAEVGLLVWKRQDGGPVLVGSRLKTPSLPIWVTRCNDAYGILFNPNRDLIRDYHAENRFDLYYYSSNSSQNATTILTIDTRSPSFREEYQLSPLENLIHTKWMDAEVNWNGTAPYV from the exons AGCACGTCTTGTACCCCAGCAGAAGCAGATCATGTATAAGACGTGTTTCCATAGTCGGAGCGGAGCCGATAACTCTGGAAACTGctatg GAGCTACGGACGGTGGTGTTCGGGGCGGCAGACATTCACCCGTTTTCTTTGGGAGAGTGGCTGGACCATCCCTTCACCTTCTACGACGCGGGCACGGCTCAAGCTTACGGCCTGCGGGTTCCGAACTCCAGCACTAAGGGGTTCGTGATGTGCGTGCAGGCGTTCGTGCTCAAACACCTCCTCTTCAGCTCCAGGAAACTCGGCGCCGTTGCGGATGTGCCGAA GTTGCTACGCACGACGCGGGCGGCGCAGGTGGAGGCGCTGCTGGGGGCGCTGAGTGACATGCTGTGGACGGCGGGCGGTAGGCAGGGCGCTGTTCTCTGCCTGGCGCACAGTGAGGGGAACAGCAGTGACGACCCGCAGTACATGAACGACGGGTGCACGGAGAAG ATTGTGGTTTTCCAGCTTGGCAGTTATGAGGAAGTCAAATATACCATAAAGAAGTATTTATTTGAG ATGGTGACGGAGGGGCACCACGGAATGCTTCTCTTTCTGTATAGCATTGTTCTCTCCCGGACCTTCCCCGC GTTACAAGAGGACATGTCAGGCGAGACTCACCCGCTGATCCAGACGAACGGCAGCATCCACCCCTGTCTGGTAACACTGCTGCTGACGGGTCGGGCCACGCACCACCTCCACAACGGCATCATCTACGAGGGGGACGAGAACACCATG GCGCGGCCGAAGACTGGGATCCTGCAGCGGGCGGAGGTTGGGCTGCTGGTGTGGAAGAGGCAGGATGGAGGGCCAGTATTGGTTGGATCGCGCCTCAAAACTCCCTCTCTGCCTATCTGGGTGACGCGGTGCAATGACGCCTACGGAATACTCTTCAACCCAAACAGGGACCTCATCAGGGACTACCACGCCGAGAACAG ATTCGACCTGTACTACTACTCCTCCAACTCGAGTCAAAACGCCACCACCATCCTGACCATTGACACCAGAAGCCCTTCCTTCCGCGAGGAGTACCAGCTGTCGCCCCTGGAGAACCTCATCCACACCAA GTGGATGGATGCCGAGGTGAACTGGAACGGCACGGCGCCCTACGTGTAG